The Streptomyces laurentii genome contains a region encoding:
- a CDS encoding glycerol-3-phosphate dehydrogenase (NAD(P)H-dependent glycerol-3-phosphate dehydrogenase; Validated; PRK00094;~NAD-dependent glycerol-3-phosphate dehydrogenase C-terminus; pfam07479;~NAD-dependent glycerol-3-phosphate dehydrogenase N-terminus; pfam01210;~cluster 0583 with SCAB79801;~glycerol-3-phosphate dehydrogenase [Streptomyces scabiei 87.22];~identified by MetaGeneAnnotator; putative) codes for MTKAAVFGNGSWGTAFAMVLADAGCEVSLWGRRPALAETINTTGTNPDYLPGIELPKGITATADPAEAARDADFTVLVVPSQTLRENLAAWTPLLAPGTVLVSLMKGIELGTAKRMSEVIREVAGVPEERVAVLTGPNLALEVAARQPAAAVAACADEDVARRLQAACMTPYFRPYTNTDVVGCELGGAVKNVIGLAVGIADGMGLGDNSKATLITRGLAETTRLGLAMGADPLTFSGLAGLGDLVATCSSPLSRNHTFGTNLGRGMTLQETIAATKQTAEGVKSCESVLDLGRRHGVDMPITETVVSIVHEGKPPVVALQELMSRSAKPERR; via the coding sequence GTGACCAAGGCAGCCGTCTTCGGCAACGGATCCTGGGGTACCGCCTTCGCGATGGTGCTCGCCGACGCGGGCTGCGAGGTGAGCCTCTGGGGCCGCCGTCCCGCCCTCGCCGAGACCATCAACACCACCGGGACCAACCCCGACTACCTGCCCGGGATCGAACTCCCCAAGGGCATCACGGCCACCGCCGACCCGGCCGAGGCCGCCCGCGACGCCGACTTCACCGTCCTCGTCGTGCCCTCCCAGACGCTGCGCGAGAACCTCGCCGCCTGGACCCCGCTGCTCGCCCCCGGCACCGTCCTCGTCTCCCTGATGAAGGGCATCGAACTCGGCACCGCCAAGCGGATGAGCGAGGTCATCCGCGAGGTCGCCGGCGTCCCGGAGGAGCGCGTCGCCGTCCTCACCGGCCCCAACCTGGCCCTGGAGGTCGCCGCCCGGCAGCCCGCCGCCGCCGTCGCCGCCTGCGCCGACGAGGACGTCGCCCGGCGCCTCCAGGCCGCCTGCATGACCCCGTACTTCCGCCCGTACACCAACACCGACGTCGTCGGCTGCGAACTCGGCGGCGCCGTCAAGAACGTCATCGGGCTCGCCGTCGGCATCGCCGACGGCATGGGCCTCGGCGACAACTCCAAGGCCACGCTCATCACCCGCGGCCTCGCCGAGACCACCCGCCTCGGCCTCGCCATGGGCGCCGACCCGCTGACCTTCTCCGGACTCGCGGGCCTCGGCGACCTGGTGGCCACCTGCTCCTCGCCGCTCTCCCGGAACCACACCTTCGGCACCAACCTCGGCCGCGGGATGACCCTCCAGGAGACCATCGCGGCCACCAAGCAGACCGCGGAGGGCGTCAAGTCCTGCGAATCCGTGCTCGATCTGGGCCGCCGGCACGGCGTCGACATGCCCATCACCGAGACGGTCGTGTCGATCGTGCACGAGGGCAAGCCGCCGGTCGTGGCGCTTCAGGAACTGATGTCGCGCAGCGCCAAGCCGGAACGCCGCTGA